A single Corynebacterium stationis DNA region contains:
- a CDS encoding ABC transporter permease, with product MTIAAPEVVAEEQETDKARGGGFLRYVLIRFLLIFPTIFILVTTVFFLMRSTGDPITAALGGRLSAADLERRIVDAGYDRPLLVQYFEYLGEIVRGDFGTTFTDGREVTAILTQYGAATFELVLYALIVALIIGIPLGMIAARFRDRWPDGILRVFTILAYATPVFFVGLLLKLIFSVQLGWFPISGRVSTSGASTLNRITNPTPFYLLDAIRLGDVDVIIDCLRHAALPALALGLLIGGVFLRLVRTNLIGTLERQYIESARSRGVKESRLVTTHALRPALIPVITVMGMQIALSLGGAVLTETTFEWNGLGFVLVQYMQARDFVAVQGIVMLMAVIVAVTNFIVDIIAALIDPRVRF from the coding sequence ATGACAATCGCAGCCCCCGAAGTGGTTGCGGAAGAGCAAGAAACGGATAAGGCACGTGGTGGCGGTTTTTTGCGCTACGTCCTTATCCGTTTCTTGTTGATCTTCCCCACAATTTTCATCCTCGTCACCACGGTCTTTTTCCTCATGCGTTCCACCGGTGACCCAATTACAGCGGCTCTAGGCGGTAGGCTTTCCGCCGCGGACCTAGAACGCCGCATTGTCGATGCCGGCTACGATCGCCCACTTTTGGTGCAATACTTTGAGTACCTGGGCGAAATCGTCCGCGGCGACTTTGGAACTACCTTTACCGATGGCCGCGAAGTAACCGCCATCTTGACTCAATATGGTGCGGCCACATTTGAACTGGTGCTTTATGCACTCATCGTGGCGCTAATCATTGGTATTCCTTTGGGTATGATTGCCGCGCGCTTTCGTGACCGTTGGCCCGACGGTATCCTGCGGGTCTTTACCATCCTGGCTTATGCCACGCCGGTATTCTTTGTCGGCTTGCTGCTGAAGCTGATCTTCTCCGTGCAGCTGGGCTGGTTTCCCATCTCCGGGCGGGTGTCGACTTCCGGCGCGAGCACTTTGAACCGAATTACAAATCCCACACCGTTTTATTTGCTTGACGCCATTCGGCTTGGCGATGTCGACGTGATCATTGATTGCCTACGTCACGCCGCCCTGCCGGCGTTGGCCTTAGGACTGTTAATTGGTGGCGTGTTCTTACGTCTGGTGCGCACCAACTTGATTGGCACCTTAGAGCGTCAGTACATCGAATCCGCTAGGTCTCGGGGTGTTAAAGAATCCCGCTTGGTGACTACCCATGCGCTGCGCCCGGCACTTATCCCGGTGATCACGGTGATGGGTATGCAGATTGCTTTGTCCTTGGGTGGGGCAGTGCTGACCGAGACCACCTTTGAGTGGAACGGCCTAGGTTTTGTGCTGGTCCAATACATGCAGGCTCGTGATTTTGTCGCGGTGCAAGGCATCGTGATGCTCATGGCTGTCATCGTGGCAGTTACTAACTTCATTGTTGACATCATCGCCGCGCTCATCGACCCGAGGGTGAGGTTCTAA
- a CDS encoding ABC transporter permease has protein sequence MATNQPSSQAPWKRLPIIKDVIRSAGLQRAMLIAGLIITIGFLITALFAPLIAPYTWAQTSAEFGSFGTQQPPSSTNIWGTTVSGFDVFSRVIWGTRTAVAVIVAAVAASMILGVLLGLVSGYIGGWLDRILVMIADAVYAFPSLLLAIVMSIALTGGRSSAIGGIAAAALSITVVFIPQYFRVVRAETVRLKAEPFVESALVVGASHWRVMIVHIFKNATRTLPLIFTLNAAEAVLTLAGLGFIGFGIEPTSAAEWGYDLNRSISDVTSGIWWTSIFPGSAIVLAVLGVTLVGESLNDLNDPRLRIRRKRKKTHGSRFDSDNGESVHEVKNV, from the coding sequence ATGGCTACTAATCAACCTTCTTCACAGGCGCCCTGGAAGCGCTTGCCGATTATCAAAGACGTCATCCGTTCAGCTGGTCTGCAGCGCGCAATGCTGATTGCTGGTTTGATCATCACCATTGGGTTTTTGATCACCGCGCTTTTCGCACCGTTGATTGCTCCGTATACGTGGGCGCAAACCTCGGCGGAATTCGGATCTTTTGGCACCCAACAGCCACCGTCTTCCACCAATATCTGGGGAACCACGGTGTCTGGATTCGATGTCTTTTCCCGCGTTATTTGGGGAACCCGCACGGCCGTGGCAGTCATCGTTGCTGCGGTGGCAGCGTCGATGATTCTAGGTGTGCTCTTGGGGCTGGTCTCGGGCTATATCGGAGGCTGGCTCGACCGCATTTTGGTCATGATCGCTGATGCGGTTTATGCATTTCCCTCCCTGCTTTTGGCCATCGTCATGTCCATTGCACTGACCGGTGGCCGGTCCAGCGCAATCGGTGGTATTGCGGCGGCAGCACTATCAATCACGGTGGTGTTTATTCCGCAGTACTTCCGCGTTGTGCGCGCCGAAACCGTGCGGCTGAAGGCAGAGCCTTTTGTCGAATCAGCGCTTGTGGTCGGTGCCTCGCACTGGCGAGTAATGATTGTGCACATCTTCAAAAACGCCACGCGCACCCTGCCGCTGATTTTCACACTCAATGCTGCTGAAGCGGTGCTAACGCTCGCAGGCTTGGGCTTTATCGGCTTCGGTATTGAGCCCACCTCTGCTGCGGAATGGGGCTATGACCTGAACCGTTCAATCTCCGATGTCACCTCTGGCATTTGGTGGACTTCCATTTTCCCAGGCTCGGCCATAGTCCTGGCAGTTCTGGGCGTGACGCTGGTGGGGGAATCGCTCAATGACTTAAACGACCCACGTCTGCGCATTCGCCGCAAGCGCAAAAAGACCCACGGTTCCCGATTCGATAGCGACAACGGCGAGAGCGTCCACGAGGTGAAAAATGTCTAA
- a CDS encoding dipeptide ABC transporter ATP-binding protein, which translates to MSNPQAADRSINRVSIENLNVGFDTDGGFVHAVRGVNLDVGQGEIVALVGESGSGKTVTARSILSLVGDTAHSEGIVLVEGQDVLAKTGQELRKMRGSDVSMVFQEPSSSLNPVFPIWWQMAEGLRAHNPKIKRKEIRQRCIKALTAVGIPDPEKRIDRYPHEFSGGQKQRIMIAMALELGAKTIVADEPTTALDVTVQAEILQLLRNLRDEYGTSIVIITHNMGVVADLADSVAVMYEGRIIERAPVRELFANPQQDYTRKLLAAVPHLGEKSLTGNYTAEDFRELDSREVIVEAKGLEITYPGRLGAPAFKAVKEIDLTIRQGEVYGLVGESGSGKTTIGRAMVGLEKATGGSLKVLGQEMRGVKGKSVRELRKRVGFIFQDPATSFNPYFTIEQCIAEPLLINRPEISASQRRDRVKELLEAVELPAAFAGRYPHELSGGQRQRVSLARGLVLNPELVIADEPTSALDVSVQAVVLELFQSLQKEFGFAALFISHDLAVIDMVSHTVGVLYHGELVESGRGVDVMRTPQDEYTKKLVASLPVPDPVEQKNRRELLASLRNDAS; encoded by the coding sequence ATGTCTAACCCACAAGCAGCTGACCGCTCCATTAACCGCGTCAGCATCGAGAATCTCAACGTCGGATTCGACACCGATGGCGGATTCGTGCACGCCGTGCGCGGGGTCAACCTGGACGTCGGGCAAGGCGAAATTGTTGCGCTCGTCGGCGAATCTGGCTCCGGCAAAACCGTCACCGCGCGCTCCATCTTGTCACTAGTGGGCGATACTGCACACTCGGAAGGCATCGTCTTGGTCGAAGGCCAAGACGTGCTGGCTAAAACCGGGCAAGAACTACGCAAAATGCGCGGAAGCGATGTCTCCATGGTCTTTCAAGAACCGTCGAGCTCTCTCAATCCCGTCTTTCCTATTTGGTGGCAGATGGCCGAAGGATTGCGCGCGCATAATCCAAAGATTAAGCGCAAAGAAATCCGCCAGCGGTGCATTAAAGCTCTGACCGCCGTAGGCATTCCGGATCCGGAAAAGCGCATCGACCGCTACCCACATGAATTTTCAGGTGGGCAAAAGCAACGCATCATGATCGCGATGGCGCTAGAACTGGGGGCGAAAACCATCGTGGCCGATGAACCAACCACGGCTTTGGATGTCACCGTGCAAGCAGAAATCCTGCAGCTGCTGCGAAATCTGCGTGATGAATATGGAACCTCCATCGTCATCATTACCCACAACATGGGTGTGGTTGCTGATCTCGCTGATTCCGTGGCCGTGATGTACGAGGGCCGCATCATTGAACGCGCACCCGTCCGTGAACTTTTCGCGAATCCGCAGCAAGACTACACCCGCAAATTGCTCGCTGCGGTACCGCACTTGGGCGAGAAATCTTTGACCGGAAATTACACCGCCGAAGATTTCCGCGAACTAGATTCGCGCGAAGTCATCGTGGAAGCCAAAGGCCTGGAAATTACTTACCCGGGACGCTTAGGCGCACCAGCCTTTAAGGCCGTCAAGGAAATAGATTTAACCATCCGACAAGGTGAGGTTTATGGTCTGGTGGGAGAGTCCGGCTCCGGTAAGACCACCATCGGCCGCGCCATGGTGGGGCTAGAAAAGGCCACCGGCGGATCGCTGAAAGTACTCGGCCAAGAGATGCGCGGGGTGAAAGGAAAAAGCGTGCGGGAGTTGCGCAAGCGCGTGGGCTTTATTTTCCAAGACCCCGCGACGTCCTTTAATCCTTATTTCACTATCGAGCAGTGCATTGCGGAACCTTTGCTGATCAACCGGCCAGAGATCTCTGCCTCGCAGCGTCGCGACCGGGTAAAAGAATTGCTCGAAGCGGTGGAACTGCCGGCGGCTTTTGCCGGACGCTATCCGCATGAGCTTTCCGGCGGTCAGCGTCAACGCGTATCGCTGGCGAGGGGATTGGTGCTCAATCCCGAGCTGGTAATTGCCGATGAGCCAACGTCAGCGCTGGACGTCTCGGTCCAAGCGGTGGTCTTGGAGCTTTTCCAGTCGCTGCAAAAAGAGTTTGGCTTCGCCGCGCTGTTTATCTCCCACGATCTGGCAGTTATTGACATGGTCTCGCATACCGTGGGTGTCTTGTACCACGGCGAGCTGGTGGAATCTGGCCGCGGCGTTGATGTTATGCGCACGCCACAAGATGAGTACACCAAGAAGTTGGTGGCATCCCTGCCAGTGCCCGATCCAGTGGAGCAAAAGAATCGCCGTGAGCTTCTAGCATCGCTGCGTAACGATGCTTCCTAG
- a CDS encoding RNase H family protein has translation MSDPRLDLEALLGTQSRTYKTRQVTDDMVRRPIHVAIALWDQPWKSAKDQKIEGWVIAVDSKRARFVRRGRTTKGDVVERTIAELKNALKNLPGQAWIVTGRRQTLLRAVLEDRGYLVTGSFSEKNRAGKRAAMQRKKDDHAALREAKRTGERPENIQSTPVPTTPAFWWPQFSQAKAQVAEDELVRIATDASSDTVYKGAMCFVASTGDYQLHTQESRASTDELELESLTLALKYLHKIGAQQAIIESDSVAALEAVDYILSGEKSDTRRNGSRNSREQNSRRRNPRARRWRGLSPASRSRFDQAWKNLHGHCEVEIRRVLGHAGDPLNQAADQIAYMGLRAIAHPLKHSRPTLKHGIDKALKKAASNAVESVES, from the coding sequence ATGTCCGATCCACGTCTTGACCTAGAAGCGCTGCTTGGTACGCAATCGCGCACCTATAAAACGCGCCAGGTCACCGACGATATGGTTCGTCGCCCCATCCACGTCGCCATTGCTTTGTGGGACCAGCCGTGGAAATCCGCAAAAGATCAAAAGATCGAAGGCTGGGTCATCGCGGTTGATTCCAAGCGCGCCCGCTTTGTCCGCCGAGGCCGCACTACCAAAGGTGATGTTGTAGAACGCACCATCGCGGAGTTGAAAAACGCTTTAAAAAATCTTCCCGGACAAGCCTGGATTGTTACTGGCCGGCGACAGACTTTATTGCGCGCCGTTCTAGAAGACCGTGGTTACCTGGTCACTGGAAGTTTTTCGGAGAAGAACCGCGCCGGTAAACGCGCCGCCATGCAGCGTAAGAAAGACGACCACGCTGCTTTGCGCGAGGCGAAAAGAACCGGTGAGCGCCCTGAGAATATTCAGTCCACTCCGGTACCCACTACCCCAGCTTTTTGGTGGCCCCAGTTTTCGCAGGCCAAAGCCCAAGTTGCTGAGGATGAACTGGTGCGCATTGCTACCGATGCCTCCTCCGATACCGTTTATAAAGGAGCCATGTGTTTTGTTGCCAGCACCGGCGACTATCAACTGCACACTCAAGAATCTAGAGCTTCCACCGATGAGCTGGAATTAGAATCCCTTACCTTGGCTCTGAAGTACCTGCACAAAATTGGTGCCCAACAGGCAATCATTGAATCAGATTCCGTCGCCGCACTAGAGGCCGTGGACTATATTCTCTCCGGCGAGAAATCAGATACCCGCCGAAATGGCTCACGGAATTCGCGCGAGCAGAACTCGCGCAGAAGAAATCCGCGGGCGCGCAGGTGGCGCGGGCTGAGCCCAGCGTCACGCTCGCGCTTTGATCAAGCTTGGAAAAACCTCCACGGCCATTGCGAAGTAGAAATTCGCAGAGTGCTCGGCCACGCCGGCGATCCGCTTAACCAGGCCGCTGATCAGATTGCATATATGGGGCTGCGCGCTATTGCCCACCCCTTGAAGCATTCCCGTCCAACACTCAAACACGGCATCGATAAGGCTTTAAAGAAAGCCGCATCGAATGCCGTGGAAAGTGTTGAGTCCTAG
- the pcaH gene encoding protocatechuate 3,4-dioxygenase subunit beta, translated as MSEPVTPLTNVGVGDVWAPRAFPEYRTTIKRNPGNDLIMVNERLGEITGPVFGEQDLGGLDNDMTLVNGGEAVGQRILVHGKVTGWDNKPIPNTLIEVWQANAAGRYRHKNDSWPAPLDPHFNGVARCLTDAEGNYSFYTIKPGAYPWGNHHNAWRPAHIHFSLYGRQFGERLVTQMYFPDDPMFFQDPIFNSVPKGERERMISVFDYDQTRENWALGYKFDIVLRGKNSTPFE; from the coding sequence ATGTCAGAACCAGTGACACCTTTGACCAACGTTGGAGTCGGTGACGTGTGGGCACCCCGTGCATTCCCGGAATACCGCACCACGATTAAGCGCAACCCAGGCAATGACCTCATCATGGTCAATGAGCGCCTCGGCGAAATCACCGGCCCAGTATTCGGTGAACAGGACTTGGGTGGTCTCGATAATGACATGACTTTGGTCAACGGTGGCGAAGCCGTCGGCCAGCGCATCTTGGTCCATGGCAAGGTCACCGGCTGGGATAATAAGCCCATCCCCAATACCTTGATCGAGGTATGGCAGGCGAATGCTGCTGGACGCTACCGCCACAAGAACGACTCCTGGCCAGCACCTTTGGACCCACACTTTAATGGTGTCGCCCGTTGCTTGACTGATGCTGAAGGTAACTACAGCTTCTATACCATCAAGCCTGGTGCCTACCCATGGGGCAACCACCACAATGCATGGCGCCCAGCGCACATCCACTTCTCGCTGTACGGTCGCCAGTTCGGTGAGCGCCTGGTCACTCAGATGTACTTCCCGGATGATCCAATGTTCTTCCAAGACCCAATCTTTAACTCGGTGCCAAAGGGCGAGCGTGAGCGCATGATCTCCGTCTTCGACTATGACCAGACCCGCGAAAACTGGGCACTGGGCTACAAGTTCGACATCGTCTTGCGCGGCAAGAACTCCACCCCGTTTGAATAA
- the pcaG gene encoding protocatechuate 3,4-dioxygenase subunit alpha: protein MRIDKSPNGEFRYGEPVVADQDEAEFGVTPSQTVGPYVHIGLIREGSEIIAEGEDTVEITVTTIDGDGNAIADSMIEFWQPNAEGVFNSEYDPRAENVSAEGFRGLGRAFADETGTSTLRTIIPGQLDVIEGYSPAQQVEAPHIKVGVFARGMLECLYTRLYFPEFAEANAQDPVLQLVDEARRDLLIAQKTEKGYHFDIYVQHVDPAQETPFFDIVAEN, encoded by the coding sequence ATGCGTATTGATAAATCTCCGAACGGTGAGTTCCGTTACGGCGAACCAGTTGTTGCAGACCAGGATGAAGCCGAATTCGGCGTGACTCCATCCCAGACCGTGGGCCCTTATGTGCACATCGGTCTGATCCGTGAAGGATCCGAGATCATCGCTGAGGGCGAAGATACCGTCGAAATCACCGTGACCACCATTGATGGTGATGGAAACGCGATTGCAGACTCGATGATCGAATTCTGGCAGCCTAATGCCGAGGGGGTATTCAACTCTGAATATGACCCACGTGCAGAAAATGTCAGCGCCGAGGGCTTTCGCGGTCTAGGTCGTGCTTTTGCCGATGAGACCGGTACCTCGACCTTGCGCACCATCATCCCGGGCCAGTTGGATGTCATCGAAGGCTATAGCCCAGCACAGCAGGTAGAAGCACCGCACATCAAGGTTGGGGTCTTTGCCCGCGGCATGCTGGAGTGCTTGTACACGCGTTTGTACTTCCCAGAATTTGCTGAGGCAAATGCGCAAGATCCTGTCTTGCAGCTTGTCGATGAAGCACGTCGCGACCTGCTCATCGCGCAGAAGACCGAGAAGGGCTACCACTTTGATATCTACGTCCAGCACGTAGATCCGGCACAGGAAACCCCTTTCTTCGACATCGTGGCCGAGAACTAG
- a CDS encoding lyase family protein, with protein sequence MTYPYSRSTYSDIAGGDTAVHSLISDEQFLGAIVEFEKALATAAYDCGYLTESEHAAAVSAIDSYELDVEEISQLSAAGANPAIPIAKQLKALAGEEGIKGIHTGATSQDAIDTALVLVFKRGVAELIDATSHTMRILAGLSELFADTPAVGRTLGQAAQPMTFGLIAANWLEALHDACQEVERASALLPVQYGGATGTLAATHPYGVKIHDKLANILKLESHPRVWHTNRVPFARLASSLAVLAGAIRKIAGDIVFMSATEVGELREATPGGSSSMPHKANPAAAIAADGYARRAPGLANTMLEAMDSRMQRGTGSWHAEWASLRELVAVTASAQARLFASLNGIGINKEAMENNLLDTGAVGHAQELIQDILHRAESLQDPHREDDCSYCTPWQDAVRDSNKFTKE encoded by the coding sequence ATGACATACCCGTATTCACGCAGCACCTATTCCGATATCGCAGGTGGGGACACTGCTGTCCACTCGTTGATTTCAGATGAGCAGTTCCTCGGAGCTATCGTTGAATTTGAAAAAGCTTTGGCCACAGCCGCATATGACTGTGGTTACTTGACCGAATCGGAACATGCCGCGGCTGTTTCGGCGATAGATTCTTATGAGCTGGATGTAGAAGAGATCTCGCAGCTTTCTGCAGCGGGAGCGAACCCTGCGATTCCCATCGCTAAGCAGCTCAAAGCTCTCGCTGGTGAAGAAGGCATCAAAGGCATCCATACCGGCGCTACCAGCCAGGACGCCATTGATACGGCTCTGGTATTGGTGTTCAAACGCGGTGTCGCAGAGCTTATCGATGCCACCTCGCACACCATGCGCATACTTGCCGGGTTGAGTGAGCTATTCGCTGACACCCCAGCTGTGGGCCGCACCCTGGGCCAAGCTGCGCAGCCGATGACTTTCGGGTTGATTGCGGCGAACTGGCTGGAAGCACTCCATGATGCATGCCAGGAAGTTGAGCGCGCTAGTGCATTACTTCCTGTGCAATACGGTGGCGCGACTGGAACTTTGGCCGCGACCCATCCTTATGGCGTGAAGATTCATGACAAGCTCGCGAACATTTTAAAGCTCGAATCTCATCCACGAGTTTGGCATACAAACCGTGTACCTTTTGCCCGCTTGGCCTCGTCTCTAGCAGTGCTAGCTGGTGCCATCCGCAAGATTGCGGGCGACATCGTGTTCATGTCTGCCACCGAAGTAGGGGAGCTAAGAGAAGCTACCCCGGGTGGTTCTTCTTCCATGCCGCACAAGGCCAACCCAGCGGCCGCGATTGCTGCTGATGGATATGCCCGGCGCGCGCCGGGGCTTGCCAACACCATGTTGGAAGCGATGGATTCACGTATGCAGCGTGGTACCGGTAGCTGGCATGCCGAGTGGGCGAGCTTGCGTGAGCTGGTTGCGGTTACGGCTTCTGCACAGGCTCGTCTTTTTGCCAGTCTCAATGGCATCGGCATCAATAAAGAGGCGATGGAAAACAACCTGCTTGATACCGGCGCCGTTGGCCATGCGCAGGAGTTGATCCAAGACATTCTTCATCGCGCGGAGTCGCTTCAAGATCCGCACCGCGAAGATGATTGTTCGTACTGCACGCCGTGGCAAGACGCGGTTCGTGACAGCAATAAATTTACTAAGGAATAA
- the pcaC gene encoding 4-carboxymuconolactone decarboxylase yields MTQQNPGPDYQTGRQAAHDTGMANRRAVLGDAHVDASVEKMTPVTEKFQDFITRTAWGDVWQRDGLDFTERRLLTIAILTAVGNDGELDMHIRAALRAGVDADKIGEVLLHTAIYAGVPNSNHGFALLNAAVKELEG; encoded by the coding sequence ATGACTCAGCAGAATCCAGGACCTGACTATCAAACCGGACGCCAGGCAGCACACGATACCGGCATGGCTAATCGCCGCGCGGTCTTGGGGGATGCCCACGTTGATGCTTCGGTGGAGAAGATGACCCCGGTGACGGAAAAATTCCAGGACTTTATCACCCGCACCGCGTGGGGCGATGTCTGGCAGCGCGATGGGCTTGATTTCACCGAGCGCCGTTTGCTCACCATCGCTATCTTGACCGCGGTGGGCAATGACGGCGAGCTAGACATGCACATTCGTGCTGCACTACGCGCTGGCGTAGATGCGGACAAGATTGGTGAGGTGCTGTTGCACACCGCCATTTATGCAGGTGTTCCTAATTCCAACCACGGATTCGCTTTGCTCAACGCTGCAGTTAAAGAGCTTGAGGGATAG
- a CDS encoding sugar phosphate isomerase/epimerase and 4-hydroxyphenylpyruvate domain-containing protein produces MRTSIATVCLSGTLAEKLRAAADAGFDGVEIFEQDLVVSPHSPEQIRDRAAELGLTLDLYQPFRDLLSVEEDVFQDNLRRLESKFQLMQRLGMDQILVCSNVATATVDDDDVRVDQLRRAGELAERYGCYISYEALAWGKYVNTYQHAYDIVAKVDHPHVGTCLDSFHILSRGDDPSGIADMDPAKIFFLQLADAPSMEMGILPWSRHHRVFPGEGDFDLKYFMEQVAKSGYDGPVSLEIFNDKFREADVARTAIDGLRSLIWLADKTAGRVPDSQMEFPQLADAQAPRGFDFVELRTGRLGEVTRALHQLGFSLGGYHQSKPEFQAWVQGDVRIIVEDEGPTGGATAVTGLGVIVDDATAAAERAISLKATPVPRVTGEDEEDLHPVYTPSGSELYFCGPGPDGKGRTWVPEFGFGPEDITSGNADKALINSVHHIALAQPRHTAAETRLFYSSVLGLDSAAPEFLSSPAGLVHKQAIEGEKVHFTVSAAPEGSEQGGFFAENYPEHITFHTDDVFAVAQRAVQRGLKMLAIPENYYDDLAARFGLEPAFIARIKEFNICYDRSDNGEYLHFYTAPLGNTFFEVAEQRGDYSGFGWADEPIRLAAQYRALRDDVRGIPR; encoded by the coding sequence ATGCGTACTTCTATTGCAACGGTCTGCCTATCCGGCACGCTTGCTGAAAAGCTCCGCGCTGCTGCCGATGCAGGCTTTGACGGCGTAGAAATCTTCGAGCAAGACCTCGTTGTCTCCCCGCATTCCCCTGAGCAAATCCGGGATCGGGCAGCCGAATTGGGCTTGACTTTAGATTTGTACCAGCCGTTTCGTGACTTGTTGAGCGTGGAAGAAGACGTCTTCCAGGACAACTTGCGCCGGTTGGAATCCAAGTTCCAGCTCATGCAGCGCCTGGGCATGGATCAGATTCTGGTGTGCTCCAATGTCGCGACCGCAACGGTTGATGATGACGATGTGCGTGTGGATCAGCTTCGTCGTGCCGGCGAGTTGGCCGAGCGTTATGGCTGCTATATCTCTTATGAAGCTTTGGCGTGGGGTAAGTACGTCAACACTTATCAGCATGCTTATGACATCGTTGCCAAGGTGGATCATCCACATGTCGGCACGTGCCTAGACTCATTCCATATTCTTTCGCGCGGAGATGATCCCAGCGGTATCGCGGATATGGACCCAGCAAAGATTTTCTTCTTGCAGCTTGCCGATGCCCCCTCGATGGAAATGGGCATCTTGCCCTGGTCGCGTCACCACCGGGTATTCCCTGGCGAAGGCGATTTTGACTTGAAGTACTTCATGGAGCAGGTCGCGAAATCTGGCTACGACGGTCCTGTGTCTTTGGAGATTTTCAACGATAAATTCCGCGAAGCTGACGTTGCGCGCACCGCGATTGATGGTCTGCGCTCCTTGATTTGGCTGGCGGATAAAACTGCTGGACGCGTGCCGGATTCGCAGATGGAATTTCCGCAGCTTGCCGATGCCCAAGCACCTCGTGGCTTTGACTTCGTCGAATTGCGCACGGGACGTCTTGGTGAAGTTACCCGGGCTTTGCACCAGCTGGGCTTTAGCCTGGGCGGCTACCACCAGTCCAAGCCGGAATTTCAGGCGTGGGTGCAAGGCGATGTTCGCATCATCGTTGAAGATGAGGGCCCTACCGGGGGCGCGACAGCGGTGACCGGGCTCGGTGTCATCGTTGATGATGCCACTGCAGCAGCTGAGCGCGCGATTTCGCTGAAAGCGACCCCCGTGCCTCGTGTGACTGGGGAAGATGAAGAAGACCTTCATCCGGTTTATACCCCGAGCGGATCGGAGCTGTACTTCTGTGGGCCTGGCCCGGATGGAAAGGGTCGCACTTGGGTTCCAGAGTTCGGCTTTGGCCCAGAAGATATCACCAGCGGAAATGCCGATAAGGCGCTGATTAACTCGGTGCACCACATTGCATTGGCGCAACCGCGCCACACTGCTGCTGAAACCAGGCTGTTTTACTCTTCTGTATTGGGCTTGGATTCTGCGGCGCCGGAATTCCTGTCTTCGCCAGCAGGCCTTGTGCACAAGCAGGCCATCGAGGGGGAGAAGGTTCACTTTACAGTCTCTGCTGCGCCAGAAGGATCGGAGCAGGGCGGATTTTTTGCCGAAAACTACCCGGAGCACATCACCTTCCACACTGATGACGTTTTTGCCGTCGCACAGCGTGCTGTTCAACGTGGTTTGAAGATGCTGGCTATTCCAGAAAACTACTACGACGATTTAGCAGCCCGCTTCGGCTTAGAACCTGCTTTCATAGCGCGTATCAAAGAGTTCAATATTTGCTACGACCGCAGTGACAATGGCGAGTATCTGCACTTTTACACCGCGCCTTTGGGCAACACCTTCTTTGAGGTTGCAGAACAACGCGGTGATTACAGCGGCTTTGGCTGGGCAGATGAACCCATTCGCTTGGCTGCGCAGTATCGCGCCTTGCGTGACGATGTCCGCGGCATCCCGCGCTAA
- a CDS encoding shikimate dehydrogenase produces MTDKTLLLGLIGHGIAKSRTPGMQEAEGLAQGIPTTYRIIDTGEAPAKDWALKDLLDATRTLGFNGLNITHPHKQEVLEFLDEVDERAAKIGAVNTVVIRDGKFYGYNTDVTGFGRGLEQGLPDAKMDNVVQVGAGGAGNAVAHSVIAAGAKNLFVADLDPQRAQQLAENVTASSPVEAGTFTVTGVDMADVEKYIVEADGVINATPVGMAQLPGTAFDTSILKPSQWVSDVIYLPLETQLLREAKEIGCSVIDGSGMAVGQALDAFKYFTGLDASAERMRETFIAQGE; encoded by the coding sequence ATGACAGATAAGACCCTACTGCTTGGCCTGATTGGCCACGGCATTGCCAAGTCTCGCACTCCAGGGATGCAAGAAGCTGAAGGCTTGGCGCAAGGAATTCCTACGACCTACCGCATTATCGATACCGGCGAAGCGCCAGCCAAAGACTGGGCGTTGAAGGATCTTTTGGATGCCACACGCACCTTGGGCTTTAACGGGCTCAACATCACCCATCCGCACAAGCAGGAAGTCTTGGAATTTCTGGATGAGGTTGACGAGCGCGCGGCAAAGATTGGTGCGGTCAACACCGTGGTAATCCGCGACGGCAAGTTCTACGGCTACAACACTGATGTCACGGGCTTTGGCCGCGGACTAGAGCAGGGACTTCCTGATGCCAAGATGGACAATGTCGTACAGGTTGGCGCTGGGGGAGCAGGCAATGCCGTGGCGCATTCGGTGATTGCAGCGGGTGCGAAGAACCTGTTCGTAGCCGATCTTGACCCGCAGCGCGCGCAGCAGTTGGCAGAAAATGTCACCGCATCCTCGCCCGTCGAAGCGGGAACCTTTACCGTTACCGGCGTTGATATGGCCGATGTGGAAAAGTACATCGTCGAAGCTGACGGCGTCATCAATGCAACTCCCGTTGGTATGGCGCAGCTACCAGGCACGGCTTTTGATACCTCCATCTTGAAGCCTTCGCAGTGGGTCAGTGACGTTATTTATCTGCCGTTGGAGACGCAATTGCTGCGTGAAGCTAAAGAAATTGGCTGCTCCGTCATTGATGGCTCGGGCATGGCGGTGGGACAAGCCTTGGATGCTTTCAAGTACTTCACCGGCCTGGATGCTTCTGCGGAGCGCATGCGCGAGACCTTTATCGCGCAAGGAGAATAA